The Niastella koreensis GR20-10 genome includes a window with the following:
- a CDS encoding GNAT family N-acetyltransferase, whose amino-acid sequence MTLDINNNLRLELTAERHAAPLFAGLDKERQRLAEFLPWIDEMKTLPDFTRYIKNCELLYEQKKEVSFIMILDETPVGRIGLHHLNLHNKMGALGYWITSQAEGKGVVTRSCKKIIDYGFNQFGLHRIECKVAVTNLKSQAIPEKLHFKKEGILRDAEWVNNKYNDLFIYSLLQYEWERE is encoded by the coding sequence ATGACTTTAGACATCAACAATAACCTTCGCCTCGAACTAACAGCCGAACGGCATGCCGCTCCGCTTTTCGCAGGACTTGATAAAGAAAGGCAACGCCTTGCTGAATTTCTGCCCTGGATCGATGAGATGAAAACGCTGCCCGATTTTACCAGGTATATTAAAAATTGCGAGCTGTTGTATGAGCAAAAGAAAGAGGTAAGTTTTATAATGATACTTGATGAAACACCTGTAGGCAGAATCGGGTTGCATCATTTGAATCTTCATAATAAGATGGGGGCCTTAGGTTATTGGATAACCAGCCAGGCGGAAGGAAAAGGCGTGGTAACCAGGTCCTGTAAAAAGATCATTGACTATGGGTTCAATCAGTTCGGTCTGCACAGGATCGAGTGTAAAGTAGCCGTTACCAATTTAAAAAGCCAGGCAATCCCGGAAAAACTACATTTTAAAAAGGAAGGGATATTGAGAGATGCGGAATGGGTAAATAATAAATATAACGATCTGTTTATATATTCACTCTTGCAGTATGAGTGGGAGCGGGAGTAA
- a CDS encoding IPT/TIG domain-containing protein, translated as MKFSHLSVIALFCIAAACSKKKDEIVSDNPPVTNNPTPDKPADSTKPKSKPVFSDFTPANAFIGDTITLTGTDLGTNPNNIIVQFGGGVYASVISATGTQVQVVVPDDIENAQTKIAMQVGDTLLSASKDFNLKAPVITSMTPAVGFARQYVNITGKGFRKSYKFDMVSFGSKVIEKSAIHPGHDTLSVPIPESLKAGQYAVTVTVAGMTATVPNQLEVLAPSIQSISATTAPVLSELIITGENFIDPNGSTTAVYFLDANGGGMPTQQTIIKSISNNEIKVQLPVIPAGNYNVLVKVVGSLVYAPGLLTITAK; from the coding sequence ATGAAATTTAGTCATTTATCCGTTATCGCCCTGTTTTGTATCGCAGCAGCCTGTTCTAAAAAGAAAGATGAGATCGTATCGGATAATCCCCCGGTTACCAATAATCCCACACCCGATAAACCTGCCGATTCAACGAAGCCTAAATCAAAACCTGTCTTCAGCGACTTTACGCCTGCTAATGCCTTTATAGGCGATACCATTACGCTCACGGGGACTGATCTGGGTACCAATCCCAATAACATTATTGTTCAATTTGGTGGCGGAGTATATGCCAGCGTTATCAGTGCTACCGGCACCCAGGTGCAGGTAGTAGTGCCCGATGATATTGAAAATGCCCAAACGAAAATAGCCATGCAGGTAGGCGATACGTTGTTATCTGCCAGTAAGGATTTCAACCTGAAGGCGCCGGTTATTACATCCATGACACCAGCTGTTGGTTTCGCACGCCAATACGTAAATATAACCGGCAAAGGATTCAGAAAATCATATAAGTTCGATATGGTTTCTTTTGGATCTAAGGTCATTGAAAAAAGCGCCATCCATCCCGGACATGATACCTTGTCGGTACCAATTCCCGAAAGTTTGAAGGCCGGCCAATATGCTGTTACCGTAACGGTGGCTGGTATGACGGCTACTGTGCCCAATCAGCTGGAGGTGCTGGCGCCATCCATTCAATCTATCTCTGCTACTACAGCGCCGGTACTTTCCGAATTAATTATAACAGGTGAAAACTTTATAGATCCCAATGGCAGTACAACAGCGGTGTATTTTCTGGATGCGAATGGCGGCGGGATGCCAACACAACAAACTATCATTAAGTCTATTTCAAACAATGAAATCAAGGTGCAGTTGCCTGTTATACCAGCGGGCAATTATAATGTTCTTGTTAAGGTAGTAGGTAGTCTTGTTTACGCTCCGGGCCTGCTTACTATTACAGCTAAATAA
- a CDS encoding thioredoxin family protein yields the protein MNYPAIAPAHTFSYSEYFDFTEQTANGAFLAVHPLPPEKIEAAKMNVQRMKRIYKTFQPSQQVIELLQKIPGNMQWTIIAEPWCGDGAQNIPVLAKIASMSDKIELKIILRDENPAIMEAFLTDGKKAIPKLICIDPNQHQLIGTWGARPFNMQQLFVQCKEVNGRSKEDCLKELHSFYAKDHGESLQQEITALLAGWVKEKGAN from the coding sequence ATGAACTACCCAGCTATTGCGCCCGCACATACTTTTAGTTATAGTGAATACTTTGACTTCACTGAACAAACCGCTAATGGAGCTTTTTTAGCAGTTCATCCATTGCCGCCCGAAAAAATAGAAGCAGCAAAAATGAACGTACAACGGATGAAAAGGATCTACAAAACCTTTCAACCTTCCCAACAGGTTATAGAGCTGTTACAAAAGATCCCGGGCAATATGCAGTGGACCATTATTGCAGAACCCTGGTGTGGCGATGGCGCCCAGAATATTCCTGTACTGGCAAAGATCGCTTCGATGAGTGATAAGATAGAGCTGAAAATAATTCTTCGCGACGAGAACCCTGCCATTATGGAGGCCTTTCTTACCGATGGTAAAAAAGCCATTCCGAAACTGATCTGTATCGACCCGAACCAACATCAACTGATTGGCACCTGGGGCGCCAGGCCATTCAACATGCAACAGCTATTTGTTCAGTGCAAAGAGGTGAACGGCCGGTCGAAAGAAGATTGTTTGAAAGAGTTGCACTCTTTCTATGCCAAAGACCATGGCGAATCGCTACAGCAGGAGATAACAGCTTTATTAGCGGGCTGGGTGAAAGAAAAAGGCGCCAATTAA
- a CDS encoding helix-turn-helix domain-containing protein, with translation MFFEFEPNPTFDFLSSFAKKFNVSIEGDRLSIPPVMGAGSIRRAALPGGLKLVVHRYKLKEDFILNRVGTDAPNELVSMIFHSNEVTASVDTGEKANPLSRSSAFAIQIASTDLNSKIRFPAHTDIYFLVVGIRKDALKELLAIKNPNSVVQTILNAEPGFLFYESMSVEVHKIVKQVTEVREDNALGNLYQRLKVQELIYLVFEKLQKRENGHHSTVHKDDVEKLSLIRTAILSDLAVPPSLPALAKMAGLGETKMTEIFKQVFGDTIYNYYQQARMEEAAFLLKHGGLSVSETGYQLGFANLSHFGRLFEKYHGVKPKKYTTGG, from the coding sequence ATGTTTTTTGAATTTGAACCAAATCCCACGTTTGATTTTCTATCCAGCTTTGCAAAAAAGTTCAACGTTTCTATAGAAGGTGACCGGTTGAGCATTCCCCCGGTTATGGGCGCCGGCAGCATCAGAAGGGCTGCCTTACCGGGCGGATTAAAGCTCGTAGTCCACCGGTATAAACTTAAGGAAGATTTTATCCTGAACAGGGTAGGGACCGACGCGCCCAACGAGCTGGTAAGTATGATTTTTCATAGTAATGAGGTCACGGCCAGCGTGGATACCGGGGAAAAAGCCAACCCGCTTTCCCGAAGCAGTGCCTTTGCCATCCAGATCGCATCTACCGACCTGAATTCAAAAATCCGTTTTCCTGCCCATACAGACATCTATTTTTTAGTAGTAGGTATCAGGAAAGACGCCCTGAAAGAATTGCTGGCCATCAAAAATCCAAACAGTGTTGTACAAACTATTTTGAACGCAGAACCGGGATTCCTGTTTTATGAAAGCATGAGTGTGGAAGTACATAAAATTGTGAAACAGGTCACCGAAGTCCGGGAAGATAATGCCCTGGGTAACCTGTACCAACGGTTAAAGGTGCAGGAGTTAATTTACCTGGTATTCGAAAAATTGCAAAAACGCGAAAATGGGCACCATAGCACTGTTCACAAAGACGATGTGGAAAAGCTTTCTCTGATAAGAACAGCCATTCTTTCAGATCTCGCTGTTCCGCCCAGCCTGCCGGCGTTGGCGAAGATGGCTGGGTTAGGAGAGACAAAGATGACAGAGATCTTTAAACAGGTATTCGGCGATACCATTTATAATTATTATCAGCAGGCGAGGATGGAAGAGGCGGCCTTCCTGCTTAAACATGGCGGTTTATCTGTTTCCGAAACAGGCTACCAGCTTGGGTTTGCCAACCTCAGTCACTTCGGGCGCCTTTTTGAGAAATACCATGGTGTGAAACCTAAAAAATACACCACCGGCGGATAA